A window of Christiangramia forsetii KT0803 contains these coding sequences:
- a CDS encoding DUF2231 domain-containing protein, translating to MKKLYILFFFSTLTLATQAQDNHEGHDHSTNTAEQELEQDTITAQPELQDAENEGGYQGESKEKSSNKVKAELDDFPNLHPLIVHFPIVLLLLGGILQLIQIFVLKRNLDWVILLCVGFGFIGAYIAGVYAHPHVHDLTEMAKSVLAQHDKFAEWTIYSSAVAATLKLVSLFLLKKNRIFEIVVFLILGFAAYSVSEAGHYGAQLVYIEGVGPQGEYLESENNGAHSH from the coding sequence ATGAAAAAATTATACATATTATTCTTTTTTAGCACCCTAACGCTTGCGACACAAGCTCAGGATAATCATGAAGGTCATGATCACTCGACCAATACTGCTGAACAGGAATTGGAACAAGATACAATCACTGCACAACCTGAATTACAGGATGCTGAAAATGAGGGAGGCTATCAAGGTGAAAGTAAAGAGAAGTCCTCTAACAAAGTAAAAGCTGAGCTGGACGATTTTCCAAATTTACATCCACTAATAGTCCATTTCCCAATCGTACTGTTGTTGTTGGGAGGAATCCTTCAACTTATTCAAATATTCGTGCTAAAGCGAAATCTTGATTGGGTTATTTTATTATGTGTGGGCTTCGGTTTTATAGGGGCTTATATTGCCGGAGTATATGCGCACCCGCACGTACATGACCTAACTGAAATGGCAAAAAGTGTACTAGCACAGCACGATAAATTTGCTGAGTGGACTATTTATTCCAGTGCTGTCGCTGCAACTTTAAAATTAGTAAGTTTATTTCTATTGAAAAAGAATCGAATTTTTGAAATAGTGGTTTTTTTAATTCTTGGATTTGCGGCCTATTCTGTTTCAGAAGCAGGCCATTATGGGGCACAACTGGTTTATATTGAAGGAGTAGGGCCACAGGGAGAATACCTGGAGTCTGAAAACAATGGAGCCCATTCTCATTAA